DNA from Branchiostoma lanceolatum isolate klBraLanc5 chromosome 9, klBraLanc5.hap2, whole genome shotgun sequence:
CAAATGGCAGTGGCATACTGAACTTTGATCCCCTAATGAAGGATCTAAtcccaagcagatgtgttgATCTGGCTTCGAATTCCTCTTCATTGGAGTCTTTCCCCAAATTACTGTGACCTCCCCCCTCCTCCAGTGTTATAAGGTTTTACATTGCCTTGAATATTCTCATCACCACAGATCTACAGACTTGTGGATAATCATCAAAAATGACAGCTATTGAAAAAGAGGTAAAAAATAAATTTATGACATGTGTTTTTGTCTCGAGTTTCAAATTCCATTGAAAAGTAAACCCAGGCACCAGTCAGCGTAATCGCGTGAACTAATCTGTGGTTTATATCTGTTGTGACTTATCAGGACCTGGACTACCAGTACTCGCCCAGTCGCTGGTCCCACCGGTTTGACGCAGAGGCAGTGGTACAGGACCATGTCCGCGTGGTACAAACTGGTAGGTTTGATAATCTGCCCTAGTTCTGTTCACAGTGACATGATGCCTGGACAGTGAACAATAACTTATAGGATAAGGctactacttgaaaaagcatcatgcttcacctcaaatgaggatgccttgaaacgaaacaaaGGATAAGGCACTTTATAAGACTAAATTCCTCTCTCCACCCAGATGtcaaatgggtacctaacttcagTTGATGAGGTAAAAGAGAGataggctccaccttccaatatcaagccctagacacaatggataacaacccactgtccctatatatacggcctcaaaaagctTATGGGACTACCATTACCTTTACctattaacgttattatcatattgtTATTAATGACCAATCGTTATCGCTCTCTCTGGTACAATTGAATTGAATCCTTATGTTGACACAACTTCATCTAACATATAATGTCCTGGTACATTGTGTTGTttacacagagacagacaaagCCAGGGCTCAGCTACAGTGTGAGCTGGATGTACCCTATGGAGACAGGGAAGGGGACAAACTGGACATTTATAAACCTGACAACTGCAGGAGTGGTGGGTATATGTCTTACATTGTATGAAACAGCAATTATCATGAACTTTTAACAGAATCAACAAAGAAGGCTGTAACATAATTACCTGTCTATCTTGGTCTCTGTCTAAACTCTAAGTTTATTAAAATGAATAAGATCCATACAtgtgttagatacatgtacatgtagtcatatTTCTGTGCAATCAAATTGAGGGATAAACTTACATACAGAGTAAATGTAGGGACATTGTGTTGCCATTATTGACACAACGTGTATTCAATGTATTGATAGTTACAAGGTACACTTTCATTTGTTCAGATGCCCCCATATTTGTATACATCCATGGAGGATACTGGCAGTTTTTAAGGTAAGTCTATATTTTGTATAGGATTCTATTAGACCTATAAATGTAGGAATGTATAAAGGTTATCTTAAATCAGTTTGAATGGAGCTCTAGAAaaaatatttattcatttatcaaataTTCTAGCAACAACTCATTGTTATGTCTTTCAAGCCACTTATTACAAAATTCTTATTTGATATGTCAACATGGTTCTGGCACGAatagccttcgcgtgaatttgcATATATCAACATGAACTTGTGTGTATCATACATTTATATCATAGTCAGAATGTTGTCAATGGTAAAATACAAGGTGCAAGCCAGAGAATGCATATTAACCCATTTCCTTGTGCCCACTAGTAAAGATCAGTCAGGGTTCACGGCCATCCCACTGACAGTAGCAGGTGTTATGGTAGTGGCTGTGGGCTATGATATTGCACCGAAAGGTTTGTACAATATTGTTGACTCCAATAACCATGAATGAATAAGTTGCCAAGCCTTTGAACAGCAAATCTGGGATATGCAAGTTGAATGGAGTGCATGGATGAAGAGACAGTctatcttttatttattttttattcatattggtttggctgttcagcacactcAGCCtgagggctgcccaactagcctgttgcctGTCTAtcttgattgtacatgtacatcaaatttACTGTTAACAATGATCTATCAAAGGTTGCATTCTCCTTATCACTAATTGATTATCAGTAATAAGAAAATAGTCACAAAATCCTTGAAGTGCTATATTCAATGACTACCCCACCTGCAGGAACAATAGATGTGATGGTGGACCAGGTCAGAAGGGCTGTCTCATTCTTGAGTGAAAAATTTCCCTCGTCAAGGTATACACCACTTGCATGTACCTCTTTGTCCTAAATTCTAGTTAGGGTAATGGTACTCTGATGAGAAGTCCCAATCCTGGACCATGATTCAAGTCCTAATCTAATCACTGGAGCTGCCACATGATGTAAGATTGTTTACCCCTTGTGTAACACTGCTTGCTTCATGTTCAGAAGATTAACATTTCTCAAGATCATTAAAGAACCTTACTAGTAGCATTGCAATTGTCTGTCATGTTAGTCATTCCTTAACACTGGTGCACTATACATGATGTTGTTTTAAGGTCCGACCtttatatatttgtgtgtgcTTTACATCCGTTATGTTGGCAGCTATTTTATACAGAAATATTCCAAGAGAAGTACATGAATGTGCTtctatgtactacatgtagcaccCTTGTTGTTGTATTGCAGCGGTCTGTACATATGTGGCCACTCTGCTGGGGGTCACCTGGGTGCCATGGTCCTGTCTAGTGACTGGTCAAAAGTCAGGGATGGTCGGGTGCCTACTATCAAAGGTGACATCAGTTGGTATTCTCCAATCCTATGTTATCAAAGGCTTTGGTGTTTATAGTGTGCTACATTAGATAACTGTAATTTCAGGATCAGAGCGTGCATAAGTGGcctttctgtttttattgtcatgactgtcattttcttttctttttttgcaggtgCCTTTCTTGTGTCTGGGGTGTACGACTTAACACCGCTTGTCAAGACGTATGTAAATGAACCCCTGAAGATGACAGAGTAAGTATGACAAGTCATGTTAAACATGTTAAAGTTTACCCTGCTGGTCAGATGATGTCCAAGTTATAACCTTCCCAGCATGTGATTTTGAACATTAACATACAGGTTACTTTTAATTTGTGACACCTTATCCTCAATACTTTTGATACTGTACACAATGTTTACGTTTgcttttttcacggtgacctcaTCACTGCAttcttaaaaccactgcaaaaatgcttgtttaaTATCTTCTGCCCTTATGCACTATTGTCTcaaccacgaacactccattttctcctttacCACGAAATGACATCACCgtgaacttagatgcatttactgTTACTGCAGCTCTTATAACCCATTGACTACTTTATTGGTTACTTGACTGACGATTGCTTGTTTGTGGTTGTTAGGGAGGATGCCCGGAGGAACTCTCCCTGTCTATTTAGTGCTGCTGTTGTGAAAAACCATCCCAAGTGCAAGGTCCTGGTGGTGTTTGGAGAGCACGACGCTCCTGAGTTTCACAGGCAGTCAAAGGAGTATACCGAGGTTAGGAACATTTGGATCAGTTTCATACTTATTTGTAAAGGAATATGTTTACTTGGATCTCATCAGTTTCATACTTATTTGTAAAGGAATATGTTTACTTGGATCTCATCAGTTTCATACTTATTTGTAAAGGAATATGTTTACTTTTCATTCAATTcataaaaatgtttctttttcaaataattttcttttatttatgGAATGTAGTAAAGAAGTAACATTTTAAAATTTGTACCTGCCTATGTTTTGAATAAGCATGAGACAAACATTTGAGCATCTATTATGCTGAATCACTGAGTCTGACCTAATGTTACAAACAGCAGTTGAAAGGACTCGGTATGGAGGTGTCCTGTGTGGAGATCCCAGACACTGATCACTTCAATGTGGTACATAATCTCGCAGAAGAACAGTACCAACTTACAAAGGTATGGGCATATGTCTCATTGTTTAACATTTGCATTGTTAGAAATTAGTAGATATTATGTACTTATTggtcacatatatatatataataaactcattacattgtattttgccATGGGCTAAAAAGGTGTAATACTGcatgatatttcatatttttttgtaaatgtaGGTAATTCAGGCTGCAAAGTAGAGTAGAAAATTTCCATATAGTATGAAAAGTATGTTGTACATTTTATCTGTTTAATCacatttttgcttgtttttcagATGGTAATTGAGGAAATGTTGTCTTCTTAACAAGATGCTGAACAGATGTTACTGTGATAGAATAGGGTAGAAAAAATTTAATTTGTTAATAGATGTAGGATGTTGTATATGTGAATAATATTAAAACATTTATCAAACATTAGCATTCAAGAAGTACAGTGCCAAACTTGTATTGGATTTTGCCAAAGCAATATTGTGTGAATAAAAgcagtagctacatgtaacatgccTAGGCTTAAAGTGGGCAATATCTCGAAGATCCTAAGTAATTTTTAGATGCTGTACATCATACAAATGTGACAAACCAAGTATTTCTTCATATGATATCTGACTATACTTTCAGTGACTGGAaacaccatatatatatatgatagagATAACATTATCAAATGTCAAGCTGCTGCcgcaaaataaaatgtaaattctATCATGCACATGGTATTCAATCATTGTCTGGTGTAGAGTGACTGTCACTGTTTTTGTCACAAGCAACTACTTCAGGGAAGAAGACTGTTTTTCAATAGGATATACATCAGAAGAAGCCATTGCAGCATCAGCAGTAGTCTTGCTTACAACTCCTTCGGACATCTCATTGTTTCCCTTGCCTGTTGTGGTAGTGAACTGCACATTGGTATCCTTCATTGTGGTTTTACTGATTTCAATGCTACTCCTACTCTCTTGATCAGATCTCTTGTTATCGGACGAGCTGTCTGACTCTGAGTCACTGGACCACACAGAGTGTTGGAGTTTTGTAGTCCTCTTTGTTGTGTCCTTTGACAAGACATTGTCGGCAGTTCCCTGAAAATACACATGTTGCAATCCACGAATTGAGTCTCTCATCCATAAGCTAATGCCAATTGTTTTATAAAGGAATATACTTTTTTTGataacaaatgcaaatattgtAGAGTAAAATTGAAGTTACACCGGACTAATCTGTAGTAAATGACGTCATTGGTCGTCCGAAAAGCACCTCACCTTTTCGATAGCAGAGGTAGCTTCACAAGGGTCATGGGAAGATGGATTCTGGAGACCGGAGATACCAGAACTCTCACTTTCAAGTTTGTCGCCAAGGTCCTTGTTCTTGGCCTTGTCAGCTCCCGTTACCGACTGTTGCGTGGTTCTATTAGGCCCCGGGCCTTTATCCGACACAGGTGAGATGGTACAGGTGTTTGGCATCGGTTGGGCAGGAGTAGGCTTCGGTAGAGTTGACTGGGACAGAGGGGGAACAGTCAGACTGGTATCTGGCTTCTTATTCCCTGTCCTCTTGACGGGATTCTGCAATGTCTTCAACCATTGGACGACAAGTCTGCGGCGATGTTCGGACGTCCGTGACTGTGTTCGTGCAGTTGCAGATATGGGAGGACGTTTAGCAGAGCTGCTAATGGGCACCTTTGGCAATGCAGCCGTCAACGGGGCAGGGCGCTTGACAGATCTGGTATCAGATTTCGCTTGCGATGTTGTCAGATTTATGGCCGTTCTTTTGGCTACCTGCGTGTCAACACGCCTCTGTGAAGTTATCTTCTCTAGTCCATCAGAACCCCTGGATTCCTCCAAAGGAATGGTGGATGTCTTGGCTTCAACTGGAGTACTCTGACTACTGGGGAAGTTCTTGTCAATGACAGTGGACTTCGTCTTGCCAAGGAGCTCTTTAGCCTCCTTCGTCTTGCTAAGTGTCTTCTCCTTCTTGGCGACGTACATTTTGTACGTCCTATTAGCGTCATACTTCAGCTTGGCCTTAAGCTTGTCTTGGTGGCTTCTGTTTTCCTTGAGTTCACGGTCCAGTTTAGCACAAAATTCAGACCAAACGGCATAAGGTTTCATGCTGGAACTGGTTTCAAGACCACCATCGGTTGTCGTCCCTTCTAAGCTGACACGTGCTGCGTTCTGCTTGGATGTGGTCCCTTCCTCGCTATCTTCGTCAGTAGAAGATGTTAAAGGGATGAACTGACAAGATTTAAACGTAATCTTAGGTGGGGAAAGTTCGGTGTCTTTCACAGTAGAGGGGTTTTGACCATCGCGCTCTGAGGGCGAGTAAGAGGAAGTCATGCTACTTGAAGTGGACTCCTTCCGGCCGGTTCGATGCCTCTTCTTGTGACGCTTTCGACGTCTTGAGTAGGGTCGCCACTCATCTGCAGAGGAGTCGTCTGAGGCCGCGTCATTGGATCTGTGAGCCGATCGTGCTTTTGTCTTGTCATCCTTGAAATCTATTGTTAGGTTGGATACgtttttctgtaaaaataaGATATGTTAGAAAGGAATTGCATCAACTATTCGGTATTCCTATAGCTTATACAGTTAGCCACCTCGATTTTTGTGTGCTCGGATTTCCAAAAAGAAATATAAGCTCTTTCCTTTTAAGTCCGACCTCAGATAGTTCTTGTTTAAACTGGTGTACAATTACAAATTTACAATGGTCCTCATCAAAACCCTCAGATCAAAAAAGCAACTGAAACAAGACAAGTATACTTACTCTTCCATTATCCTCTTGTGTTGCTTGTGTTTCGGTGCGTTCGTCCACCACGGGAAGAGGACTTACACCTGCACAACAGTGATTCCcagtgacaactgacaagtaAGGACGTTTGATAAATCAACTCCATTTCAGGCTCATTATGGCttgtatgtacatatacatacatattaaaGATACAGACGAATCCACAAATTCCTCAAATACGTGCTTTTGTCCAAACAGACGAGTAGATCCGGAGATTCTCAGTTTTGAAACGCtttgtgacagaaaaatgaCGAAAGTTCAGATCGGGTCTTGTCAGTTATCATGTCACAGTCAAGTGGACAACAAGAATGTTTTGctgattttgaagaagaaaccaaaaacaaagattaCCTGTCTCTTCTGTACGTTGTGTTGTTACGTTGTTGCCGTGATCGTATCTCCGTTTTGTTAACGTTTTCGCCAAAGTAGCAGCCTCATTCGCCCAGCGAGAGGAATACTTTTTCTGTTTAACCGATCGTGGCATCTCCGCTCAGCACTACTTCGTAAATGTTAAAAGAGTTGCACTTGAAAGATGCGCGTTTTGTGTCGAATTTCGAACTTGTGTTCATGTTTCTCAATCATCGTCAAGGGCAACGTGAATACTGTGTTCTCGAACATTACAAATCAGGACAATGCCGTTCCACGACTTTATATAGCcataaaagaatatgacaatACCAAGTTCCGACTTCCGCCACTTCTTTGCCGTAGAAAGGACAGACGCGCAGCTGGAGATGGTTGGAAGATGGTTACATGCCTCTGGTTTGGTCAGTCTTGTAAAAAAGAGAGAGGCGTGATAACTCTAGGTCACGCGTTAAAAAATGAATtccaaaacaaatgaaaagaataaTTCATGACACAATACATTCTGGAACCAAACATACCATCACGCGCCATGTTCTATATTTCGTCACAAAGATCTTGGTTGGATACCAATTCATTGCGAGACTACACTACTAAAACAAACCGCACAGTCGGGACGTTGATGTCGTCCTTGGAGCTGAAAAAGGGGTGACGCAATACTGAATTCCAGGGCCGACTGGATGCTTCATCATCACGACATCTCAACACCACTCGGTTGTGAAAAGTTCCTGTCGATCATTTACCGTTAATGTGGCAACCCGAAGGGAAGGAGGTCTGGGACATATTTTATGTTGGACGACACAAACACTTCAGGAAAGGCGCTCGATGGACAGGTGTAAACATTTGACCAATTGCAATTCTTAGAAATCTTTTGGGCTGCATTTCAAATTCTTTTGGGACTAGTTCCGTGCTACTGTGTGAAGATTGTTCCGTGTTCAGCTATATACTTAATGTCTGACAAGGTTGATGGGTAATCCTATTGGTAATGTAATATATTCACTCTATTCTTCTCTTAGTTGTCTACGTATACAATAACCTACATATATAAAAGGTCAGACGAAAGAAGACACTGAACCATGTATCTGTCATTTGACAATTTTAATGCAGAATCACACAGTTATATACATTGGATAGAAATGTGACCGTTAGTTGAGACAAAAGAGTATACATTAGTGTAACATTACCTGAGATACTAAGAGTACATCCCCACAGAAATGCTGCAGAAGGTAGAGTTGCAGTCAGGGTATTACCTAGtaaaaattgaccaaaaatgtatacgtTTGCAAAATCAAGTGTGGTATTAAAGAATATTTTTTTACCCAAAGGATATAGATTCCTGCTCCATTGTTTCCAATTTTCGTGGTTATCAAAAGCATGAGAAAGTGTTAAAAACTGTCATTCTCTTGAAAAAAAGCCTGCTTTGTTCCCAGATTTGATATTAGTTTGTGTCATCTTGTGAAATGCACtcatttttatgaaaatgtTGCAAGAGTTGGGTGGTATTTTCCAGTACTGTTTGGAGTACACCACTGATTCAGTAATCTTGCACACTTCCTAATTTCCACATTCCGTTAGCTATGAACACCTCTAGTTAGCATTGAGGTTATAACAAACTGTAAACAAGTCAATAAACCTCTAAATGCTAATGTGTTAACACGAAGAAAGTAAAAGTGCAGATTCTAAACAGTGCTGTTTAAGACAACATTTATCACAATATTGAGGGGGATGTATGTTTGACAACTCAAATATTTTTCTGGCTAATCGTACCAGTATTCCAAACATCACAAACTTCCTCCTTGAAGGATTTGGCAAGATGTTTTTCTGGGGTACAAAATCAGGGGCAATTCAAGAACAGTAATAATTTCACTCTGTCAAGGATCCAAGGCAAAGACAAAACAATCACATCTCAATCAAAAATTTACTCATGAGTGATtttaaaaccattattatcTGTTGTGATCTTGGTTAGATGTACATAAAaacttacaaatacacaaagaccTGCAAAACTGTACAACAGTGAGTCACACATGACTGGTTTCTACTGGTTTCAAAGGCAGTTGTCAGTTTGTTAGTTACAGCTTAAGTTTTCCTTGGTGATGTTTTCGTCACCAAAAACTAAAATACACTGTTCCCGTTAGAATCACGTGAATGTACTATTCAAcacacattattttcaaccattATCAGCCATGATACATTAGAAACATAATTTTCCAGTGTGCTACAAAAGTCGTAAAATTGATATTCCCTTGCAAGTAACACATGTTAAGAAATACTACCTTCAATTACAACACAAAACTCTTGCAAAA
Protein-coding regions in this window:
- the LOC136441893 gene encoding kynurenine formamidase-like → MTAIEKEDLDYQYSPSRWSHRFDAEAVVQDHVRVVQTETDKARAQLQCELDVPYGDREGDKLDIYKPDNCRSDAPIFVYIHGGYWQFLSKDQSGFTAIPLTVAGVMVVAVGYDIAPKGTIDVMVDQVRRAVSFLSEKFPSSSGLYICGHSAGGHLGAMVLSSDWSKVRDGRVPTIKGAFLVSGVYDLTPLVKTYVNEPLKMTEEDARRNSPCLFSAAVVKNHPKCKVLVVFGEHDAPEFHRQSKEYTEQLKGLGMEVSCVEIPDTDHFNVVHNLAEEQYQLTKMVIEEMLSS
- the LOC136441892 gene encoding uncharacterized protein DDB_G0280205-like, with the protein product MKPYAVWSEFCAKLDRELKENRSHQDKLKAKLKYDANRTYKMYVAKKEKTLSKTKEAKELLGKTKSTVIDKNFPSSQSTPVEAKTSTIPLEESRGSDGLEKITSQRRVDTQVAKRTAINLTTSQAKSDTRSVKRPAPLTAALPKVPISSSAKRPPISATARTQSRTSEHRRRLVVQWLKTLQNPVKRTGNKKPDTSLTVPPLSQSTLPKPTPAQPMPNTCTISPVSDKGPGPNRTTQQSVTGADKAKNKDLGDKLESESSGISGLQNPSSHDPCEATSAIEKGTADNVLSKDTTKRTTKLQHSVWSSDSESDSSSDNKRSDQESRSSIEISKTTMKDTNVQFTTTTGKGNNEMSEGVVSKTTADAAMASSDVYPIEKQSSSLK